Sequence from the Methanosarcina siciliae T4/M genome:
TGCTCAAATCAGGCGATGTTGACCTTACAAGAGATATCCTGCAAAGCGAATACCAAAACCTTGAAGATGATCCTGATATTGAGATCTTATCCAGAGAAACGCTTCGAACCTACTTTATGTATATTAACGAAGGAAAAGCTCCATTCGACGATGTAAGAGTTCGCCAGGCGCTTAATTATGCTCTTGACCGCCAGGAAATCGTTGACACAGCCCTCGAAGGCGTTGCAGGCTCTCCGGCAACCGGAATATTCCCGGACATCATGCCCTGGAGTGCGAATTACAAGATTGAAGCTTACGAATATAACCCTGAAAAAGCTCTGGAACTCCTTGCTGAAGCGGGAATCAAACCGGGAAGTGATGAGAGGCTCTATTACAACGGAGAGCCGTTCACAATTGAAATCCAGACCTATACAAAACAGGCAGCACACCAGCCAATGGCAGAAGTAATTGCCACCCAGTTTGAAAAAATAAGCATCCCCGTTACGATAAAAATTGCCGAAACAAACTCAATTAGTGCCGATGCAGTAGCCGGAAACTATGACCTTGCACTCTATTCCTGGGGAGTTGCACCTGTAGGAGATCCTGACTACTTCGTGTCCAGCCACTTCCTTTCAACCGGTACCTACGCATCTAACTGGCTCCGTTATTCGAATCCCCAGGTTGACGAATGGATTCTTGAAGCAAGGGCCGAAACAGACAAAGAAAAACGTACAGAACTCTATGACATGATTCAGGAACAGGTCCAGAATGACGCGGTACTTGTCTGTATTGCATACAAGAATGAAATTGACGGGGGCTCGCCCGACCTCAAAGGTTTTGAAATTTATCCGAACGAATACACGTTCCTTACAAACGAAATGGAACTTGCCTGAAGGATTAAAAAATGAAAGACAAAATTACAGCACACTGGAATAAAAGAAGTCCAAGTTACCGTAAAATGTATCGTGACCACCTTGATGAAGAGATTCTCCTTATGAAAAACCTCTTTTCAGAGAAATTGCCTGCAGGTAAAAAACTCAGTGTCCTTGATATCGGAACTGGACCTGGAATCCAGGCCTTTGTTTTCGCCGAGCTGGGACACAATGTTACGGCCCTCGACATCTCAAAAGAGATGCTTGCAGGGGCAAAAGAAGGGGCAAGGAACCGTAATTTGTTAATCAGGTTTGTTGAAGGGGACGGAGAGAACCTGCCTTTTGAAGCCTGTACGTTTGATATTATTGTAAACATGCATCTTCTCTGGACGCTCACGGATCACGACAAATTCTTCAGTGAATGCAAAAGAGTCCTGGTTCCCGGAGGCAGGATTCTTGCGATTGACGGGCAATGGTTCCAGCAAGAATACGTTTCAGACGGAAATAATAACCCTGAAGAAAGAACTTACGAGGAGTTAATCGAGTATCTTCCGCTTTACAAAAGCAACTCGCCTGAAATGATTGCAGGCCTCATGGAAAATAACGGGTTTTCGGATGTCTCCTGGAAAGCTCTTCCCGAGTATGCCGAGTATATGAAAAGATGCGATCCGGAAGGTCATGACTATTTATCTGTTCCATACCTCGCCACAGGAGTAAAATATTGATGAAGAGCTGAAGTTTTCAAGA
This genomic interval carries:
- a CDS encoding ABC transporter substrate-binding protein; the encoded protein is MALRMKLSFACTAIIFVAIIICSGCVQTEGSEEKILHVALTTGPDTGGSLDPSISWEGWPMRRTGIYETLFSYNENMTLQPELATGYKQLNETAWRIQLRRNVSFHDGTVMDADTVIYSINRVLAPSNSRSSEYSFIKNIYKTDDYTIVLETNEPYAPTILMFTDTIMSIVSPNASDLDKEPVGTGPYMFVSFEPGSSIELVKNPAYWGEEPKIDRIIIQYSKDAAARTLLLKSGDVDLTRDILQSEYQNLEDDPDIEILSRETLRTYFMYINEGKAPFDDVRVRQALNYALDRQEIVDTALEGVAGSPATGIFPDIMPWSANYKIEAYEYNPEKALELLAEAGIKPGSDERLYYNGEPFTIEIQTYTKQAAHQPMAEVIATQFEKISIPVTIKIAETNSISADAVAGNYDLALYSWGVAPVGDPDYFVSSHFLSTGTYASNWLRYSNPQVDEWILEARAETDKEKRTELYDMIQEQVQNDAVLVCIAYKNEIDGGSPDLKGFEIYPNEYTFLTNEMELA
- a CDS encoding class I SAM-dependent methyltransferase, producing MKDKITAHWNKRSPSYRKMYRDHLDEEILLMKNLFSEKLPAGKKLSVLDIGTGPGIQAFVFAELGHNVTALDISKEMLAGAKEGARNRNLLIRFVEGDGENLPFEACTFDIIVNMHLLWTLTDHDKFFSECKRVLVPGGRILAIDGQWFQQEYVSDGNNNPEERTYEELIEYLPLYKSNSPEMIAGLMENNGFSDVSWKALPEYAEYMKRCDPEGHDYLSVPYLATGVKY